One part of the Niveispirillum cyanobacteriorum genome encodes these proteins:
- a CDS encoding TonB-dependent receptor — translation MMKFAGTPCIRRRLAGASALVLLAGLIPAGAQAQEALEEIVVTGFRGSLASAINKKRNENDIVDVINAEDIGKFPDTNLAESLQRIPGVSIDRDGGEGRSITVRGLSSTFTRVRLNGLEALATTGGKDGSGGANRGRGFDFQIFASELFNSLTVRKSTSAQTEEGSLGATVDLQTARPFDYNKFVFSASGKIGYNDLSKSKDPRGTLLISDTFADGKIGALFSVAYSETNRLEEGSSTGRWERGIDTIGTIPASGNGSATANFLFGGGGASNTPGNRALPEQSAWHPRIPRYGRLDYDQERLGATAALQFQPFETTRITLDGLYADLKGTRQEQYLEAISFSRNTGAGGMGGTTVTQATYDDLGNLIKGTFNGVDIRTEQRRDRLQTEFLQYSFNLDQEFTDTIRFKGIAGWSSSVQDNPEQTTLSLEAYNVQGYSYDYSGNKNLPAFNYGFDVTNPANYVFSPSTRLVRNGAVIGDQSLIRIRPNKTNNDFQTFRGEFEWDAQDWVTLKAGLAHKDYKFKTQEWRRYGTLDPIQGTGNLTEAAVPLPAGTNLASLTELVSGFGRHLSVPNGTPTAWIVPSIDKFEELLGFYCNCVNQYGDFRVAKDGQGAIGSNRQARERSLSAFVQADFNTELAGMPFRGNVGVRQVKTKLTSTGYVGTTLATVEREYDDTLPALNLSLEPIDDFLVRFGAAKVMSRPDLPQLTPGGSITNANQTLSSGNPYLNPIRANTVDLSFEWYPEKETLVSVGLFYKDIKSYIQNISETIPFRETGLPESLLANGNTMDSIFTITRAGNTKGGPLKGFEISVQKPFTFLPAPFDDFGGIANFTYVTSDIDYRVGTRTVREPLVGLSPKSFNATLYYENDDFSARVSGSFRDEYLTQISPGNANDIRGKASTFNLDFSASYNFSEQISVTFEAINLTDEFDERWVGTSTRQNSEEYVHYGRQFFLGAKYKY, via the coding sequence ATGATGAAGTTCGCGGGTACGCCCTGCATCCGCCGCCGTCTCGCCGGCGCCTCGGCTCTGGTCCTGCTAGCCGGCCTGATCCCTGCGGGTGCGCAGGCACAGGAAGCCCTGGAAGAAATCGTGGTTACGGGCTTCCGTGGCTCGCTGGCCAGCGCCATCAACAAGAAGCGGAACGAGAATGACATCGTTGATGTCATCAATGCCGAAGATATCGGCAAGTTCCCGGATACCAATCTGGCCGAATCGCTGCAGCGTATTCCCGGCGTCTCCATCGACCGCGATGGCGGCGAGGGCCGTTCGATCACGGTGCGCGGTCTGTCCTCCACCTTCACCCGCGTGCGGCTGAACGGGCTGGAAGCCCTGGCCACCACGGGCGGCAAGGATGGGTCGGGCGGCGCCAACCGTGGCCGCGGCTTCGACTTCCAGATTTTCGCGTCGGAGCTGTTCAACAGCCTGACGGTGCGCAAATCCACCTCGGCCCAGACCGAAGAAGGCTCGCTTGGCGCCACCGTCGACCTGCAGACGGCCCGCCCGTTCGACTATAACAAGTTCGTTTTCTCCGCTTCGGGCAAGATCGGTTACAACGACCTGTCCAAGTCGAAGGACCCGCGCGGCACCCTGCTGATCTCCGACACCTTCGCGGATGGCAAGATCGGCGCTCTGTTCTCTGTCGCCTATTCGGAGACCAACCGTCTGGAGGAAGGTTCCTCCACGGGCCGTTGGGAACGCGGCATCGACACGATCGGCACCATTCCCGCCAGCGGCAATGGCAGTGCTACCGCCAACTTCCTGTTTGGCGGCGGTGGTGCGTCCAACACGCCGGGCAACCGCGCCCTGCCTGAACAGTCGGCCTGGCACCCGCGCATCCCGCGCTATGGCCGTCTGGATTACGATCAGGAACGCCTGGGCGCCACCGCCGCTTTGCAGTTCCAGCCTTTTGAAACCACGCGCATCACGCTGGATGGCCTCTATGCCGATCTGAAGGGCACGCGCCAGGAACAGTATCTGGAAGCCATCTCCTTCAGCCGCAACACCGGCGCTGGCGGCATGGGCGGCACCACCGTCACCCAGGCCACCTATGATGATCTGGGCAATCTGATCAAGGGCACCTTCAACGGCGTCGATATCCGCACCGAACAGCGCCGCGACCGCCTGCAGACTGAATTCCTGCAATATTCCTTCAATCTGGATCAGGAATTCACCGATACGATCCGGTTCAAGGGTATTGCCGGCTGGTCCTCCTCGGTGCAGGACAATCCGGAACAGACGACCCTGTCGCTGGAAGCCTATAATGTCCAGGGCTACAGCTATGACTATTCCGGCAACAAGAACCTGCCGGCCTTTAATTACGGTTTCGACGTCACCAACCCGGCCAACTATGTCTTCAGCCCGTCGACCCGTCTGGTCCGCAACGGCGCCGTCATTGGTGACCAGTCGCTGATCCGTATTCGTCCCAACAAGACGAATAATGATTTCCAGACCTTCCGGGGCGAGTTTGAGTGGGATGCCCAGGATTGGGTGACCCTGAAGGCCGGTCTGGCCCACAAGGATTACAAGTTCAAGACCCAGGAATGGCGCCGTTACGGCACGCTGGACCCGATCCAGGGAACTGGCAACCTGACCGAGGCCGCCGTGCCCCTGCCGGCTGGCACCAACCTCGCCAGCCTCACGGAACTGGTGTCGGGCTTCGGTCGTCACCTGAGCGTTCCGAACGGCACGCCCACCGCCTGGATCGTGCCCTCAATCGACAAGTTCGAGGAACTGCTGGGCTTCTACTGCAATTGCGTCAACCAGTATGGTGACTTCCGCGTTGCCAAGGATGGCCAGGGTGCCATCGGCAGCAACCGTCAGGCGCGTGAACGCAGCCTCAGCGCCTTTGTCCAGGCCGATTTCAACACCGAACTGGCGGGTATGCCGTTCCGGGGTAATGTCGGTGTCCGTCAGGTGAAGACCAAGCTGACCTCCACCGGCTATGTCGGCACCACGCTGGCGACCGTGGAGCGTGAATATGATGACACGCTGCCGGCGCTCAACTTGTCGCTGGAACCGATTGATGATTTCCTGGTCCGCTTCGGCGCTGCCAAGGTGATGTCGCGTCCCGACCTGCCGCAGCTGACGCCCGGTGGTTCGATCACCAACGCCAACCAGACGCTGAGCAGCGGCAACCCCTACCTGAACCCGATCCGCGCCAATACCGTCGATCTGTCCTTCGAATGGTATCCGGAGAAGGAAACGCTGGTGTCGGTCGGGCTGTTCTACAAGGACATCAAGAGCTACATCCAGAACATCTCCGAGACCATTCCCTTCCGTGAGACCGGCCTGCCGGAAAGCCTGCTGGCCAACGGCAACACGATGGACAGTATCTTCACCATCACGCGTGCTGGCAACACCAAGGGCGGCCCGCTGAAGGGCTTCGAAATCTCCGTGCAGAAGCCGTTCACCTTCCTGCCGGCGCCATTTGATGATTTCGGTGGTATCGCCAACTTCACCTATGTGACGTCGGACATCGACTATCGCGTTGGCACCCGCACCGTGCGCGAGCCGCTGGTCGGTCTGTCACCTAAGTCGTTCAACGCCACTCTGTACTATGAGAACGACGATTTCAGCGCCCGCGTCTCCGGCTCCTTCCGTGACGAGTATCTGACCCAGATCTCGCCCGGCAACGCCAACGACATCCGTGGCAAGGCCTCGACCTTCAACCTGGACTTCTCGGCCAGCTATAACTTCTCCGAGCAGATCTCGGTGACGTTTGAAGCCATCAACCTGACCGACGAGTTTGACGAGCGCTGGGTCGGTACCAGCACCCGCCAGAACTCCGAAGAATATGTGCATTATGGCCGCCAGTTCTTCCTGGGTGCCAAGTACAAGTACTGA
- a CDS encoding sugar kinase, with translation MTGRIVCFGELLMRLTAPGREMLLQSPRLDVTFGGAEANVAVSLARFGWDAAVVSTLPDQGIGEACRGELRRHGIDTRGIQMRHGRMGLYFLTVGAMQRPSEIIYDRAGSAFAVTEAGAYDWPTLLKGAEWLHVGGITPAVSEEAEKAVVAAAEAAKAAGVKVSFDCNYRAKLWADRGGDAPAVFAKLASCADLMFGNERDIALILGADFHALPLSERFLAAAELAFKTWPGLKWLASTIRTHHDVDHQELTGRVAARDHRVHYSRTYKLNGIIDRIGGGDAFAAGLIHGLDKGWAADQAINFAAAAAALKHSVPGDANLVSVADVMSLVNEEGLDVKR, from the coding sequence ATGACCGGGCGTATCGTGTGTTTTGGTGAATTGCTGATGCGCCTGACGGCGCCGGGCCGGGAAATGCTGCTGCAAAGCCCGCGCCTGGACGTCACCTTCGGCGGGGCGGAAGCCAATGTCGCCGTGTCGCTGGCCCGATTCGGCTGGGATGCCGCCGTTGTCTCAACCCTGCCCGACCAGGGCATTGGCGAGGCCTGCCGGGGCGAACTGCGCCGTCATGGCATCGACACGCGTGGCATTCAGATGCGCCATGGCCGCATGGGCCTGTATTTCCTGACCGTCGGGGCCATGCAACGCCCATCGGAGATCATCTATGACCGCGCCGGGTCCGCCTTTGCAGTGACGGAGGCCGGTGCCTATGACTGGCCCACGCTGCTGAAGGGTGCCGAATGGCTGCATGTTGGCGGCATTACGCCCGCTGTTAGCGAAGAGGCGGAGAAGGCCGTGGTCGCGGCGGCGGAGGCAGCCAAGGCGGCCGGCGTCAAGGTATCGTTCGACTGTAATTACCGTGCGAAGCTGTGGGCCGACCGGGGCGGCGATGCACCGGCGGTGTTCGCCAAACTGGCGTCGTGCGCCGACCTGATGTTCGGGAATGAGCGCGACATCGCTCTGATCCTGGGTGCTGATTTCCATGCTCTTCCCCTGTCGGAGCGGTTCCTGGCAGCGGCGGAACTGGCCTTCAAGACCTGGCCAGGTCTGAAATGGTTGGCTTCCACGATCCGCACCCATCATGACGTGGACCATCAGGAACTGACGGGCCGTGTCGCCGCGCGGGACCACCGGGTACACTATTCGCGCACTTACAAGCTGAACGGCATCATCGACCGCATCGGCGGCGGCGACGCCTTTGCGGCCGGCCTGATCCATGGGCTGGATAAGGGCTGGGCCGCCGATCAGGCCATCAACTTCGCCGCTGCTGCTGCCGCTCTGAAACACTCCGTCCCCGGCGATGCCAATCTGGTATCGGTGGCCGACGTCATGAGCCTGGTGAATGAGGAAGGGCTGGATGTGAAGCGGTGA
- a CDS encoding agmatine deiminase family protein → MTHPAAEGFFMPAEWAPHARCWMAWPVREETFPNGLPAARAAYAEVAKAIAQFEPVTMLCPDGALADVSLACGPGVSVLPVPCSDSWLRDNAPSFVVNGKGDVAGVHWGFNAWGRNYEDFQLDTQVGRLILENQGLKRFAAPLVMEGGSFHVDGEGTLLTTEECLLNPNRNPHLSRGEIEAHLASHLGVREFIWLNKGYEQDETDGHIDEIAAFVKPGVVLTMVTDDTSDPNYPVFQDNVARLKAARDAAGRTLEVVTLRTPARQEQHGVRLTLSYTNFYMANGGIVMPLFEDPMDAEAISLFGKLFPDRKIIPVPALDIVRGGGGIHCITQQQPAA, encoded by the coding sequence ATGACCCATCCCGCCGCCGAAGGCTTTTTCATGCCCGCCGAATGGGCGCCGCATGCGCGCTGCTGGATGGCGTGGCCGGTGCGGGAGGAGACGTTCCCCAATGGCCTGCCCGCTGCCCGCGCCGCCTATGCCGAGGTGGCGAAGGCCATTGCGCAGTTCGAACCGGTGACCATGCTGTGCCCGGACGGGGCGCTGGCCGATGTGTCGCTGGCCTGTGGGCCCGGCGTGTCGGTACTGCCGGTGCCCTGTTCCGACAGCTGGCTGCGCGATAACGCGCCCAGCTTTGTCGTCAACGGCAAGGGCGATGTGGCCGGCGTGCATTGGGGCTTCAATGCCTGGGGCCGGAACTATGAAGACTTTCAACTGGATACACAGGTGGGGCGCCTGATCCTGGAGAACCAGGGGCTGAAGCGGTTCGCGGCCCCGCTGGTGATGGAGGGCGGGTCCTTCCATGTCGATGGCGAGGGTACCCTGCTGACGACCGAGGAATGCCTGCTGAACCCCAACCGCAACCCGCATCTGTCGCGCGGCGAGATTGAGGCGCATCTGGCATCGCATCTGGGCGTGCGGGAATTCATCTGGCTGAACAAGGGCTATGAGCAGGATGAAACCGACGGCCATATCGATGAGATCGCAGCCTTCGTGAAGCCGGGCGTGGTTCTGACCATGGTCACCGACGATACGTCGGACCCGAACTATCCCGTGTTTCAGGACAATGTCGCCCGGCTGAAGGCCGCGCGCGACGCGGCAGGCCGGACGCTGGAGGTCGTGACCCTGCGCACGCCGGCGCGTCAGGAACAGCATGGCGTGCGCCTGACCCTGTCCTACACCAACTTCTACATGGCCAATGGCGGCATCGTCATGCCGCTGTTCGAAGACCCGATGGATGCCGAGGCCATCAGCCTGTTCGGCAAGCTGTTCCCCGACCGCAAGATCATCCCCGTGCCGGCCCTGGACATCGTGCGCGGCGGCGGCGGTATCCACTGCATCACACAGCAGCAGCCGGCGGCGTAA
- a CDS encoding carbohydrate ABC transporter permease produces MSLITAPRRDVAWFGRFSALLRYGVLIGVGLIMLYPLFWMVAASFKPNHEIFGSVSLWPQDPTMDGVVKGWRTGTEYSFATYLLNSFAFIIPKVVLTVVSSVLVAFGFARFRMPGKQLWFALMVATILLPKSVLLIPQYLMFREFGWLDTYLPLYVPCAFATDGFFVFMVVQFLRGIPPDMEEAAVIDGCNSLQVLWHVVVPVIMPAIISVALFQFMWSLNDFLYPLIYLSSVGKYPVALALKMAIDVTEATAWNQVLAMSTIALLPSLIVFFLAQKYFVEGITSGSVKG; encoded by the coding sequence ATGAGCCTGATCACAGCACCCCGCCGCGATGTCGCCTGGTTCGGCCGTTTCAGTGCCCTGCTGCGCTATGGCGTGCTGATCGGGGTGGGGCTGATCATGCTGTATCCCCTGTTCTGGATGGTGGCCGCCAGCTTCAAGCCCAATCATGAAATTTTCGGATCTGTCAGCCTTTGGCCGCAGGATCCAACCATGGATGGGGTGGTGAAGGGTTGGCGCACCGGCACGGAATACAGCTTCGCGACCTACCTGCTGAACAGCTTCGCCTTCATCATCCCGAAGGTGGTGCTAACGGTGGTGTCGTCTGTGCTGGTGGCCTTCGGCTTCGCGCGGTTCCGCATGCCGGGCAAGCAGCTATGGTTTGCGCTGATGGTGGCGACCATCCTGCTGCCGAAAAGTGTGCTGCTGATCCCGCAATATCTGATGTTTCGGGAATTCGGCTGGCTGGACACCTATCTGCCGCTTTATGTGCCCTGTGCCTTTGCTACCGACGGCTTCTTCGTCTTCATGGTGGTGCAGTTCCTGCGCGGGATTCCGCCGGATATGGAGGAAGCGGCCGTCATCGATGGCTGCAACTCGTTGCAGGTGCTGTGGCATGTGGTCGTGCCGGTGATCATGCCGGCCATCATCTCCGTAGCATTGTTCCAGTTCATGTGGAGCCTGAACGACTTCCTCTATCCCCTGATCTACCTGTCGTCGGTGGGCAAATACCCCGTGGCCCTGGCGCTGAAAATGGCCATCGATGTGACGGAGGCTACGGCCTGGAACCAGGTCCTGGCCATGTCCACCATCGCCCTGCTGCCCTCGCTGATCGTCTTCTTCCTGGCGCAGAAATATTTCGTCGAGGGCATCACGTCGGGCTCGGTGAAGGGGTGA
- a CDS encoding carbohydrate ABC transporter permease, with translation MYDNRVSGYLYIAPFLIGLATFTLFPFLASFLLSFSDYQLQDPVEQARFLGLGNYTQMAGDDTFHGSLGVTFLYVFITVPLKLAFALFIAFVLNFKLRGIGFFRTAYYVPSILGGSVAIAVLWRYVFAGDGLINQVLVWAGGEPLNWLGEPAYALFTVVLLRLWQFGSAMVVFLAGLQNIPTDLYEAATIDGAGKARIFFTITLPLLTPVIFFNFIMQIVQAFQEFNGPYIITGGGPLKSTYLLPLMIYEEAFKYFNVGYAAALSWVLFLIIALFTIIAFASAKYWVFYGNEREDGE, from the coding sequence ATGTATGACAACCGCGTCTCCGGCTATCTCTACATCGCGCCCTTCCTGATCGGTCTGGCGACCTTCACCCTGTTTCCTTTCCTGGCATCCTTCCTGCTGTCCTTTTCGGACTATCAGCTGCAGGACCCGGTGGAGCAGGCGCGATTCCTGGGCCTGGGCAATTACACGCAGATGGCGGGGGATGACACGTTCCATGGCTCGCTGGGTGTCACCTTCCTCTATGTGTTCATCACCGTGCCCCTGAAACTGGCCTTCGCCCTGTTCATCGCCTTTGTTTTGAACTTCAAGCTGCGGGGCATCGGCTTTTTCCGCACTGCCTATTACGTGCCTTCCATCCTGGGCGGATCGGTCGCCATCGCCGTTCTGTGGCGCTACGTCTTTGCTGGCGACGGGCTGATCAATCAGGTGCTGGTCTGGGCCGGGGGGGAGCCGCTGAACTGGCTGGGTGAACCCGCCTATGCTCTGTTCACCGTTGTCCTGCTGCGCCTTTGGCAATTCGGGTCGGCCATGGTGGTGTTCCTGGCGGGGCTGCAGAACATCCCCACCGACCTGTATGAGGCGGCGACCATCGACGGGGCCGGCAAGGCCCGCATTTTCTTCACCATCACCCTGCCATTGCTGACGCCCGTCATCTTTTTCAATTTCATCATGCAGATCGTGCAGGCATTTCAGGAATTCAACGGCCCCTACATCATCACCGGCGGCGGTCCGCTGAAATCTACCTACCTGCTGCCCCTGATGATCTATGAGGAAGCGTTCAAGTACTTCAATGTCGGTTATGCCGCCGCCCTCTCCTGGGTCCTGTTCCTCATCATCGCGCTGTTCACTATCATCGCTTTCGCATCCGCCAAATACTGGGTCTTCTACGGTAATGAGCGGGAGGATGGGGAATGA
- a CDS encoding ABC transporter ATP-binding protein, producing MAKGRVLLRGVTKCFGAVDVIKGVDLEIAPGELTVFVGPSGCGKSTLLRLVSGLELPTRGSIMIGDRDVTLVHPSERGIAMVFQSYALYPHMSVAENMGFGLKIAGLPKPLIKEKVAKAAEILQLTPLLDRKPRALSGGQRQRVAIGRCIVREPEVFLFDEPLSNLDAALRGQMRVEIARLHAKLGATMIYVTHDQVEAMTLATRIVVLNAGRIEQIGAPIDLYRHPANLFVAGFIGSPRMNFMDGIVEAVETDSVSVRLNGATLRLPRHDAAVKPGAKVTVGIRPEHFRVGPTPVDGDDGQAVEFDAIIDLVERLGGETLAHLRMPSLSDGVLVVKIAGDVPLRIGTGLRVGVRLAQCHLFDADGRAVGEPAARAVVAA from the coding sequence GTGGCCAAGGGTCGGGTACTGCTGCGCGGGGTAACAAAATGCTTTGGCGCCGTCGATGTGATCAAGGGCGTGGACCTGGAAATCGCACCGGGGGAACTGACGGTGTTTGTCGGGCCATCGGGCTGCGGCAAGTCCACCTTGCTGCGTCTGGTGTCGGGCCTGGAACTGCCCACCCGCGGGTCGATCATGATCGGCGACCGCGATGTCACCCTGGTTCATCCGTCTGAACGCGGAATCGCCATGGTGTTCCAATCCTACGCGCTGTACCCGCATATGAGCGTGGCCGAAAATATGGGTTTCGGCCTGAAGATCGCGGGCCTGCCCAAACCCCTGATCAAGGAAAAGGTAGCCAAGGCGGCGGAGATTCTGCAACTGACCCCATTGCTGGACCGCAAGCCGCGCGCCCTGTCGGGCGGGCAGCGGCAGCGGGTCGCCATTGGCCGCTGCATCGTGCGCGAACCGGAAGTGTTTCTGTTCGACGAACCCCTGTCCAATCTGGATGCGGCCCTGCGTGGCCAGATGCGGGTGGAGATCGCGCGCCTGCATGCCAAGCTGGGCGCCACCATGATCTATGTGACCCATGATCAGGTGGAGGCAATGACGCTGGCCACCCGCATCGTGGTACTGAATGCCGGGCGGATCGAACAGATCGGCGCGCCCATCGACCTGTACCGTCACCCCGCCAACCTCTTCGTGGCCGGCTTCATCGGTTCCCCCCGCATGAACTTCATGGATGGGATCGTGGAGGCGGTGGAAACCGACAGCGTGAGCGTGCGCCTGAACGGCGCCACCCTGCGCCTGCCTCGCCATGACGCGGCGGTAAAGCCGGGCGCCAAGGTTACCGTTGGCATCCGGCCCGAACATTTCCGTGTCGGCCCTACGCCGGTGGACGGTGACGATGGACAGGCGGTGGAGTTTGACGCCATCATCGATCTGGTGGAACGTCTGGGTGGGGAAACATTGGCGCATCTGCGCATGCCGTCGCTGTCTGATGGGGTGTTGGTCGTGAAGATCGCGGGCGATGTGCCGCTGCGCATCGGCACCGGTCTGCGCGTGGGCGTCCGTCTGGCGCAATGCCACCTGTTTGACGCCGATGGCCGCGCCGTGGGTGAACCGGCGGCGCGCGCCGTCGTGGCGGCGTGA
- a CDS encoding UxaA family hydrolase, translating into MSCVQPPAPLHDELPPAHIVDPADDVAIAVKALEAGTRIDLGAHSVTLLSDIPRGHKFALRPLRAGEAVRKYGWPIGVATASIDPGAHVHSHNLATGLSGTLSYQYAPAGTDAAWTAMPRPDQSFMGYRRADGRVGTRNEIWILCTVGCVSRTAERIATLASQRFAGKVDGVVAFPHPFGCSQLGDDLAHTKSIIAALAQHPNAGGVLLLGLGCESNQLDKLLRDAPGIDRSRLRAFTAQASSDEVEDGIHAVAELVEIAAGDARVPCPASDLVIGLKCGGSDGFSGLTANPLVGRMADRVTAAGGSAILTEIPEIFGAEELLMRRAVDETVFDGVVSVVNGFKQYFLDHNQPVYENPSPGNIAGGITTLEEKSLGAVQKGGRAPLCDVIAYGQQRRVKGLTLLEAPGNDGVSSTALTAAGATVILFTTGRGTPLGFPAPTLKIASNSALARQKPNWIDFDAGLALTDAGLDGAADAMWSLILDTASGKETRAEKNGQREIAIWKNGVTL; encoded by the coding sequence ATGAGTTGCGTGCAACCACCCGCACCGCTGCATGACGAGCTTCCGCCCGCCCATATCGTCGATCCCGCCGATGATGTGGCCATCGCTGTCAAGGCGCTGGAGGCCGGCACACGGATTGATCTGGGCGCGCACAGCGTCACCCTGCTGTCCGACATTCCGCGCGGGCACAAGTTCGCGCTACGCCCGTTGAGGGCGGGTGAGGCGGTGCGCAAATATGGTTGGCCGATTGGCGTTGCCACCGCTAGCATTGATCCCGGCGCGCATGTTCATAGCCATAATCTGGCCACCGGCCTGTCGGGTACGCTGAGCTATCAGTACGCGCCGGCGGGTACGGACGCGGCCTGGACCGCCATGCCGAGGCCCGACCAGAGTTTCATGGGATACCGTCGCGCCGACGGACGGGTGGGTACGCGCAACGAGATCTGGATTCTCTGTACGGTTGGCTGCGTCAGCCGTACCGCAGAGCGTATCGCCACGCTGGCCAGCCAGCGCTTTGCCGGCAAGGTGGATGGTGTGGTCGCCTTCCCACACCCGTTCGGCTGTTCGCAGTTGGGCGATGATCTGGCCCATACCAAATCCATCATCGCCGCCCTGGCGCAGCATCCCAATGCCGGCGGCGTCCTGCTGCTGGGTCTGGGGTGTGAGAGCAACCAGTTGGACAAGCTGCTCCGCGATGCGCCCGGCATCGACCGCTCCCGCCTACGTGCCTTCACCGCCCAGGCCAGCAGCGACGAGGTGGAAGACGGTATCCATGCCGTCGCCGAACTGGTGGAGATCGCGGCAGGTGACGCCCGCGTGCCCTGCCCTGCATCCGATCTGGTCATCGGTCTGAAATGCGGTGGGTCGGACGGGTTCAGCGGCCTGACCGCCAACCCGCTGGTGGGCCGCATGGCCGACCGGGTGACGGCGGCGGGGGGCAGCGCCATCCTGACCGAAATCCCCGAGATTTTCGGGGCGGAGGAACTTCTGATGCGCCGGGCCGTTGACGAGACGGTGTTCGACGGCGTCGTCAGTGTGGTCAACGGCTTCAAGCAATATTTCCTGGACCATAATCAGCCCGTCTATGAGAATCCCTCCCCCGGCAACATTGCCGGTGGCATCACGACGCTGGAAGAAAAGTCGCTGGGCGCCGTGCAGAAGGGGGGCCGCGCGCCCCTGTGCGACGTCATCGCCTATGGGCAGCAGCGGCGGGTCAAGGGCCTGACCCTGCTGGAAGCGCCCGGCAATGACGGCGTTTCCTCCACGGCATTGACGGCAGCGGGAGCCACGGTGATCCTGTTCACCACGGGTCGCGGCACGCCACTGGGCTTTCCGGCGCCGACCCTGAAGATCGCATCCAACAGCGCGCTGGCCCGGCAGAAACCGAACTGGATCGATTTCGATGCGGGCTTGGCCCTGACCGATGCCGGACTGGACGGGGCCGCGGACGCGATGTGGTCCCTGATCCTGGATACCGCATCGGGCAAGGAAACCCGCGCAGAAAAGAACGGCCAGCGTGAAATCGCCATCTGGAAGAACGGAGTGACCCTGTAA
- a CDS encoding mannitol dehydrogenase family protein produces MPTLSTANLDLLHADVARPAYDRDRAGIGVVHFGPGAFFRAHQAFFFDEALAQGGNWAICAAALRSTDVRDALRRQDNLYILAELERETRYRVIGSIKETLAGPGERAALLDRLANPDTVIVTMTVTEKGYCLKGDGTLDFDHADIAHDVAEPLNPVSLIGHLVEGLRRRFKAGTAPFTVISCDNLVDNGHKLGRAVAALAERQDAALAAWIRDKVAFPRTMVDSITPATDDALRARVASETGLSDNWPIQRERFTHWVIEDKFCNIRPDFASIGVTLTNDVSAYDRAKLRLLNGPHSTLAYLGSLAGYETVADAMGDADLAGFVRRLMLDDIRPTLNPDAGIDYPAYIDAILARFANPGIRHLLSQIAWDGSAKLPFRLFGTIAERLAAGAAVDNLALPVAAWMHFIRGKVADGTKLTDPLADALLTIGRACTGDAHRDVCGFFALEQVFPVALTGNAAFRTALERAYGLLDGGVKAALRGI; encoded by the coding sequence ATGCCGACCCTGTCCACTGCAAATCTGGACCTGCTGCATGCCGATGTCGCCCGTCCTGCTTATGACCGCGATAGGGCGGGCATCGGTGTGGTCCATTTCGGGCCCGGCGCGTTCTTCCGCGCACATCAGGCGTTTTTCTTCGATGAGGCGCTGGCGCAGGGGGGCAACTGGGCCATCTGTGCCGCCGCCCTGCGCAGCACCGATGTACGCGACGCCCTGCGACGCCAGGATAATCTCTATATCCTGGCAGAGCTGGAGCGCGAGACGCGGTATCGGGTGATCGGGTCGATCAAGGAGACGCTGGCCGGTCCGGGGGAACGCGCGGCCCTGCTGGACCGGCTGGCCAATCCCGATACGGTCATTGTCACTATGACAGTCACGGAAAAGGGCTATTGCCTGAAGGGCGATGGCACGCTGGATTTCGACCATGCTGATATCGCGCATGACGTGGCCGAGCCGCTGAACCCGGTCAGCCTGATCGGCCATCTGGTCGAAGGGCTGCGCCGCCGGTTCAAGGCGGGGACCGCGCCCTTCACCGTCATTTCCTGCGATAACCTTGTCGATAACGGCCACAAGCTGGGCCGCGCCGTGGCGGCATTGGCCGAGCGGCAGGATGCTGCACTGGCTGCCTGGATACGTGATAAGGTGGCCTTCCCCCGCACCATGGTGGACAGCATCACGCCCGCCACCGATGACGCGCTGCGCGCGCGGGTGGCCAGTGAAACCGGCCTGTCAGACAATTGGCCCATCCAGCGGGAACGGTTCACGCATTGGGTGATCGAGGACAAGTTCTGCAATATCCGCCCGGATTTCGCGTCCATCGGCGTGACGCTGACCAACGATGTCAGCGCGTATGACCGGGCCAAGCTGCGCCTGCTGAACGGCCCGCATTCAACGCTCGCCTATCTGGGGTCGCTGGCGGGATATGAGACGGTGGCCGATGCCATGGGTGATGCCGATCTGGCCGGGTTTGTCCGCCGCCTGATGCTGGACGACATCCGCCCGACGCTGAACCCCGATGCGGGCATCGACTACCCTGCCTATATCGACGCCATCCTGGCCCGCTTCGCCAATCCGGGCATCCGGCATCTCCTGTCTCAGATCGCCTGGGACGGGTCGGCCAAGCTGCCCTTCCGCCTGTTCGGCACCATCGCAGAGCGGCTGGCGGCGGGGGCGGCGGTCGATAATCTGGCCCTGCCAGTAGCCGCCTGGATGCATTTCATCCGTGGCAAAGTGGCCGATGGAACCAAACTGACCGACCCGCTTGCCGACGCGCTGCTGACCATCGGTCGGGCCTGCACGGGCGACGCGCACCGCGATGTCTGTGGATTCTTCGCGCTGGAGCAGGTGTTCCCGGTGGCCCTGACCGGCAATGCTGCCTTCCGCACGGCGCTGGAGCGGGCATATGGGCTGCTGGATGGCGGGGTGAAAGCGGCGTTGCGGGGGATATGA